Genomic window (Methanophagales archaeon):
GGCGATTGGCACAATCTCTCCTTTAACGAACCTTTCACTTTGCATGCGGGTGTCGCATACAATTACACCATCAGAACAGGTTCGTATCCGGAAATTATCCATAATCAAACATATACAACCTTAGACGGCTCTTTTATCAATTGCACAGAATTTAGGGATGCAAATGGAAGGATACATGATGATTGGATTCCTGCGATTACGTTGTACCACCAAAACTTTTCATGTTATATGCCCAATAGAGGAGCATGACAGAGATAATAGAGGTAAGAGGGCGTGAAATTTTAGACTCGCGTGGCAATCCAACAGTGGAAGTGGATGTGCATACCAAAAACGGCTTCGGACGCGCGAGTGTACCTTCTGGAGCTTCAACAGGTAGGAAAGAGGCATGGGAGAAGAGAGATGGTGATAAAAGTAGATATAGTGGTAAGGGCGTTCTCAAAGCTGTTGAGATGGTCAATACAGAGATAAGAACCGGGTTGATAGGTATGAACGCACTTGACCAGCGAGGTATAGACGAGCATCTGATAGAGCTGGATGGAACGGAGAACAAATCGAGACTGGGTGCGAATGCAATAGTTGGTACTTCCATGGCTGTCTGTAAAGCCGCGGCAAACTCGTTGAATAAATCGCTATTCCGTTATATAAGCGAGGAGCTTCTCGGTCAGCACGGTCAGCAGCACCACAGTTACCATTACAAACTCCCGATACCGATGATGAATGTGATAAATGGTGGTAAGCACGCAGGTAATGAACTGAGTATCCAGGAGTTTCTCATATTACCCTCTGGCTCTCATCGGTACTGTGATAATTTAAGAGCAGGAGTGGAGACGTATCACGCACTGAAGGAAGTCTTGAAGTTGCGATACGGTGCGATAGCGACGAATGTTGGAGACGAGGGCGGTTATGCACCACCGATGAAGCGGACTGAGGAACCATTAGATGCAATTACGATGGCAATAAAGGAAGCAGGTTACACAGAGAGCGAGATAAAGCTGGGTATAGATGCTGCTGCTTCTTCTTTCTTCGATTCCGCAACCGGCAAATATAAAATAGATGGTATGGAGAAGGACGACTCTGAGATGATCGATTTCTATCAGGCACTTGTGGACAGGTATCAGATAGAACTGATAGAAGACCCATTTGAAGAGGAGTCTTTCTCGCTATTTGCAGCGCTCACGGCGAAGATGCCACAGAAGATAATCGTTGGTGATGACCTCTTCGTGACGAATGAGAAGAGGTTAGAGAAGGGCATAGCGAATAAAGCTGCAAATGCTGTACTGCTCAAGTTGAACCAGATAGGTACCATCACAGAGACTCTTGCTACCGCTAAGCTGGCAGTGGCAAACGACTATAAGAGGGTCGTCAGTCACAGGTCTGGCGAGACTGAAGATACCTTCATCGCCGATTTCTCGGTTGCTATAAATGCCGCTATAATAAAGACAGGAGCACCTGCGCGGGGTGAACGAACATGCAAATACAATAGACTACTGAGGATAGAGGAGGAGCTGCTGGCGGCAGGGCAAGGGCAATACTACTCTTAGCTTAGAATGGTGGAGCCAGCGGTAAGGGTAGAGGAGCTGAGGGAATGTGAACATGGAGGTTCCATAGTTAGAGGTGTTACGGACTTCAGTGTGAACCTGAACCCTTATGGACCCCCTGATTTCATATTCGATGTGCTAAAAGCGTGTATGGGTGAGATAAAGAACTATCCGAACGTAGAACGCGAGCAGTTAAAGGCGCTGATAGCGCGTAAGTTTGGATGCCTGGAGTCTGAAGTTCTTGTAGGTGCGGGAGTATCTGAGCTCATACAACTCGTTGCTATTGGATTCGTGAAAAAACGCGCAGTTATACCGGCATATACGTATGGAGAATACGAGAAATCGGTGCGGATGATGGGAGCAGAAGTGAAGAAGGTAGAAATGCCCAGTCTGGAACTCAAGCCAGAACTGATATCAGAAACGATGCAGCCCGGTGACGTGGTATTCCTGTGCAACCCGAATAATCCAACAGGTCAGTACATCCCGGATGAGGGATTATCGCTACTGATAGACGAGGCGGAACGAGTGGATGCCCTGCTGGTGTTCGATGAAGCGTATATTGATTTCGTCAACGATGCGTTCCCTTCGCATTCTTATATGTCCTCTACCGGGAACTTGCTCATTCTACGCTCACTTACAAAATCGTTCGCTATACCGGGCGTGAGAGTGGGATATGCTCTTGGCTCAGAACCGGTAATAAGCGTACTGCGGAAATTAAAGACTCCTTGGAGTGTGAGCATATTTGCACAGCGTATAGGCGAAGCAGTGCTTGGAGCTGCAGGCGATAGGTTCATTGAAGAGACGAGGGAGAAGATATCAATGAGTAAGAGGAGACTGGAACGCGCATTGGGTATCCATTCGGATGCTAATTTCTATATCTACGATGTTGGTCGTGGTCGTGCTGCAAGCGAAGTGAGAGCCGGATTGTTGAGCCATGGACTCGCGGTAAGAGATTGTACATCCTTCGGGCTGCCATCGCACATAAGGTTCGCGGTCCGTAAAGACGAGGAGAACGAGATACTCATGGATATGCTCATGCGTTTATGTTTATGAAACACGAATCATGAATCCCGATACCTGACCTCTACAGTCATCAGCTCCTTTGCCACTTCTACATTCTCAAATACACGCTTCGCCTCCTCCTCCAGTCTCATTGCACTCCCAAGGTCAGAATATCGTGCACTGATATGTGTGAGGATCAGTTTTCTTACACCTGCTTCCTTTGCTACTTCCGCAGCTTCTAAAGCTGTTGAATGCATATATTCTATCGCATATTGTTTCACTTCCTCAGACATGGAGCTATCGTGTATCAACAGGTCAGCACCTCTACTCGCTTCCACCACACTCTCACAGGGTCTTGTATCACCGGTATATACGATCTTTCTGCCCGGTCTCGGAGGTCCCAGAACCTGCTCCGGTCTTATCTCACGCCCATCAACCGTAATTGTGTGCCCTGACTGCAATCTGGAGAATAGAGGTCCGGGTTTGATACCGAGTTCTATCGCTCTCTCGCGATTGAATCGCCCGGGTCTCACATCCTCTTCCAGGACATAGCCTATGCTCTCGACATTGTGCACGGTTTTAATCGCTTTAATCCTGTATCTTTGCCTCCTGACCTCATCGCCGGGTTTCAATTCGATAGCCTTTACTTCAAACCCCTTGCCCACATAGCCGAGCGAGAGGAGGTGATAGAGGAATTTATCTATATACCTCGGTCCAAATATCTCCAATGGCTCCTTTCGACCCTGTAATGCCATCGTCTGTAGTAGACCCGGAATACCAAGCACATGGTCGGCATGGAAATGCGTGATGAAGATAGAACTTACTGCCATTCCTGTCTTCGCCCTCATCATCTGCCGCTGTGTGCCCTCGCCACAGTCGAAGAGCATCAGTTCACCTTCTCGATTCACAGCTATTGCCGACGGATTCCTGTTCGGTGTGGGTGTTGAACCCCCGGTACCAAGAAAGGTTATCCTGAGCATGGTCTCTCTCTCGCTATATAAAGTATAAAAGATAAATAAAATATGGTGATAGAAAAATTTTTATTTTAAGCTTTGATTTGATGCATAATTACGATTTATGATAGAAAAACTGGCTGTTGAAAATTACAAGAGCTTTGGAGATACGACAGAGATAGAACTTGACAAGAATGAAGTGGATAAAATCGAATTTCCCCACTTCTTAGCGGCTCGTATTGATAACTGCGGCGTTTCAACTTCGCAGTGACCAACTCTGACAAGCTTTTGTATAACGACTTATTGCACACCAAGGGCTTAGAAAGCCCCTATAGTAAATTAAGCTATAACTGTTCCATATTGTGAGAAGATCAGTACAAAAGCAATTTGGGCGAGCAGTAGTAGTGGTAGTGACCATATTAGACTCCTTTTATCAGTCTTCTTGTTATCTCTTTTCCTTTCGCTTCTCCTACTGATTTGAAGATTCTTAGTATCTCTTCATAGGTATTTTCTCCTCCAAGAAAATCCCAGAATTCTTTACCTACAAGAATCTCGTTATTTAAATCAAAAAACATCTTTGTGAAACTCCACCTATAATTTTCTTTCCTTTCTCCATAGGGATTATAGGGTAACGCATAATACACTTTGGATTTTGGATATGTTGCTATAAGGAACAAAAATTTCTCCTTTGTTTGACGGGTTTGGTCTTTGTTTGGCTTTGGGGATTTTATTTCTATAAAATATATAGCCCCTGTTTCTCGGTCTTTAAATGACAAATCTACCACAATATTTTTTGCATTTTCAGAATCAGGCTTTGAGAATTGAGGATATGGATATGGACTCGCCTTTTTGTTCAATATGCTTTCTATAAAAGTATCTACTGCTGATTGAATATTAGGGGAAGCAAATGCTTCAAATTTGTGATTTAATCTTACCTCAATCCACTTATCATTTGATTCTGCCACTATTTTTGCAATATATTCAAAAACTCCCTGCCCCAAAGAAGTACTAAAAGATCTGAAAAAACTTTGGATTCTTAGAAGCTCAGCAGGTATAAGAGCTGCATGAAATGGTTTATGCTCGCCTTTTTCCTCATCAAAGACAGCTTTCTTTAGAATTTCATCTTTTACCACTTTAGAATCATACTTATTCATGAGACCATGTAAAAAACCTTCAAGATAGCTTTCAATAGATTTCTTCACATTCTCTTCCATTTTATCATTACATTCTATGCGATATTATGGATTCTATTAGTTTTTTTGTTTTAGGAGATGAATAGAAACCTCTCCTTTCAAACAAATATTGCTGCTTTTCCATATGATCGTTAGCCCCAGAGAACACTTTAAACGCATTGTCTTTATTATTTAACAATTCTATTTTTTGATTTATAGTCTTTTTACCTTCTATTTCTAAGAATAAATCCACACTTAACAACAAATGCATGTCCATAGTTTTTGTTTTTAATCTAATTTCGTAATTTATAATAAAATTATTAAGCCAGAAGTAAAGTATACCGCAATAATAATACTTAGAAGGATCATCTTCTGTGTAAAATATCTTTTTTTCATCAATGTATTTTTTAATTCTTTTGATTGCATTACTTTTCATTTTGTGAGGTTCCTTTAATAAGGTGGATATATATATACTTTTGCCGCATTTTCAATGTTTATCTTTGTATAATACGGTTCCACATCTGAATATTGTCCTCTTAGACGCTCGTAATATAACTTAACTCTTTTTTGAGGGTTTAAAATAATTTCATCCGTTGCAATATAACATTCCTCTATCTTTTTATGAAACTCATTAAGTGCTTGTAAATCTTTATCGATAGCATTTTGGTTATTAGCAGAAAATATTATCCTTTCCTTTAGATCCTTGTTATTTGTTGCAATTATCTTTGCAATCACATCAACATTTTTTAGTGCATTAGGGTTTTCTTTATATTTTTCGTACAGTATATGTGTAGTTTGACATCCATTGATTATTCTTGGGTGTGTAAGGACATATGTTTTATCTCGAGTAGGGTGTCTTTCTATGCTATCGCAAATTATTGTCAACCCATTATTCAAATATGCAAAATACTCTCGTAGGTCATGATCTTCTAATGTTTTTCTTATGTCAGCATTTACTGATGTCTCTCGCAAATAAAATCTTGGATTTTCTACGAAAAGATCTTCTCTGATATAGCCTTCTGAGTTTAATATTAGTTTTTCAAGCTCGTTAAATTTAATTGCCGATAACAAACTAATTTCTATGTTAGATCTTGGGGAGAGTTGAACACTTTCATCAATTTCTAAAGATACTTTATAATATTTAGGAATTTTTTCAAAAGCCTGTTTTAACTCGTCTTTCTGCCAGAAATATACATCGTTCAACTCGTATTTATTAGCGATGTCTAATCTATTGGTAATTTTATTCCTCTGATCGTCCAACTGAACATTTTCTATTTTGTGTGAGGTTTTACCTGATACAAAATACAGCGAGACTTTTGGTGTTTGCAGCATATTGTCAATATAACTCTCATTTTCACTAAATAATTTATTCACAATTTCAGAAAAGGGTTCAATTTTCGAATTACCTGATAAAAAGCTAATGGCAGAATCTACAAAAGAAGAGAACTTTTGGGATTCAAAAGAAGATCTAAGCGTAGATTGAATAAATATAATCTCTACTTTCAGCTTTTCATCATCGCCTAATCTCTCTAAATCTTGAGGTTCATTCATGACTCTGCCATTTACTATTATTGCTATCCCATCAATACCCCTACTGTACCCTGTAGATACATTATTAAAAACCTGATATTCTCCCCTAATAACGTCCGAGATAACTACATAATTTGCAAAATCTTCAAAAATCTTTGATTCCTCTGTTGAGGTTTCATCTATCCCAAATTTTTTCATAAAACTTCTTATAAATGCTTTCAAGCCAATATCCATGCTTTCAAACATTTTATCACCCCCTACTTTTGTAAGAAAAGCACATATTCATATCTCAATCTTGCGAATCCACCCAAAATAGGACGTTTCATAGCATAAGCGTCCACGAAACCAATTTCCGGTGCCCACTCCATTATTTTTTTACAAAAGTCAGTTCTTTTGCCATTTACTACTACATCACCAAGCACAATTGCTGCCCATCCTTCTTTCCTTAAAACTCTATACATTTCCTCTACACTTTTCCTAATATCTTCTTCATACATTCTTAATTTCTCCATCTTTTTCCCTTTTAATCCGACCATCTCTTTTCTTAACCTTCTTGTATCAATTCCCAAATAATTTAAAAGATGAAGGTCATTTCTAACATAATCCAAAGCTATGCTGTAAGGTGGGGATGTCACTACCCCTTTGACTCTATTATTCTCAAGTGGTAGATTCATAGCA
Coding sequences:
- a CDS encoding histidinol-phosphate aminotransferase family protein, coding for MVEPAVRVEELRECEHGGSIVRGVTDFSVNLNPYGPPDFIFDVLKACMGEIKNYPNVEREQLKALIARKFGCLESEVLVGAGVSELIQLVAIGFVKKRAVIPAYTYGEYEKSVRMMGAEVKKVEMPSLELKPELISETMQPGDVVFLCNPNNPTGQYIPDEGLSLLIDEAERVDALLVFDEAYIDFVNDAFPSHSYMSSTGNLLILRSLTKSFAIPGVRVGYALGSEPVISVLRKLKTPWSVSIFAQRIGEAVLGAAGDRFIEETREKISMSKRRLERALGIHSDANFYIYDVGRGRAASEVRAGLLSHGLAVRDCTSFGLPSHIRFAVRKDEENEILMDMLMRLCL
- the rnz gene encoding ribonuclease Z, with product MLRITFLGTGGSTPTPNRNPSAIAVNREGELMLFDCGEGTQRQMMRAKTGMAVSSIFITHFHADHVLGIPGLLQTMALQGRKEPLEIFGPRYIDKFLYHLLSLGYVGKGFEVKAIELKPGDEVRRQRYRIKAIKTVHNVESIGYVLEEDVRPGRFNRERAIELGIKPGPLFSRLQSGHTITVDGREIRPEQVLGPPRPGRKIVYTGDTRPCESVVEASRGADLLIHDSSMSEEVKQYAIEYMHSTALEAAEVAKEAGVRKLILTHISARYSDLGSAMRLEEEAKRVFENVEVAKELMTVEVRYRDS
- a CDS encoding TdeIII family type II restriction endonuclease is translated as MEENVKKSIESYLEGFLHGLMNKYDSKVVKDEILKKAVFDEEKGEHKPFHAALIPAELLRIQSFFRSFSTSLGQGVFEYIAKIVAESNDKWIEVRLNHKFEAFASPNIQSAVDTFIESILNKKASPYPYPQFSKPDSENAKNIVVDLSFKDRETGAIYFIEIKSPKPNKDQTRQTKEKFLFLIATYPKSKVYYALPYNPYGERKENYRWSFTKMFFDLNNEILVGKEFWDFLGGENTYEEILRIFKSVGEAKGKEITRRLIKGV
- a CDS encoding AIPR family protein translates to MFESMDIGLKAFIRSFMKKFGIDETSTEESKIFEDFANYVVISDVIRGEYQVFNNVSTGYSRGIDGIAIIVNGRVMNEPQDLERLGDDEKLKVEIIFIQSTLRSSFESQKFSSFVDSAISFLSGNSKIEPFSEIVNKLFSENESYIDNMLQTPKVSLYFVSGKTSHKIENVQLDDQRNKITNRLDIANKYELNDVYFWQKDELKQAFEKIPKYYKVSLEIDESVQLSPRSNIEISLLSAIKFNELEKLILNSEGYIREDLFVENPRFYLRETSVNADIRKTLEDHDLREYFAYLNNGLTIICDSIERHPTRDKTYVLTHPRIINGCQTTHILYEKYKENPNALKNVDVIAKIIATNNKDLKERIIFSANNQNAIDKDLQALNEFHKKIEECYIATDEIILNPQKRVKLYYERLRGQYSDVEPYYTKINIENAAKVYIYPPY